In Zhaonella formicivorans, one DNA window encodes the following:
- a CDS encoding ABC transporter ATP-binding protein — protein MKGVRKEFPGLVANDNVNLQVKKGEIHALLGENGAGKSTLMNILYGLYQADAGQILYKGQQVEVSSPRKAIEMGIGMVHQHFMLIPALTVAENMILGMQEGKNPLLNLKEAEKRIRELGKKFGLVVDPTAVVWQLSVGEQQRVEILKALYRGAEILILDEPTAVLTPQETDELFAILRSLTQQGLTIIFISHKLNEVKAISDRVTILQRGRVVKTVNTKDTDQQELARMMVGREVLLKAEKAPAKPGDKVLEVKDLEVKNDKNISAVKGVSFEIKAGEIFGLAGVDGNGQSELIEALTGLRQAVSGQVYYAGENVTNKPPRYLIEKGMAHIPEDRHLRGIILNMSIKENMIMETFYQEPFSKHHILQQHVIADFSNSLIEEYDIRTTSNELPVGNLSGGNQQKVVLARMLQRSPNLLILVHPTRGLDVGASEYIHKRIIAERDKGCAVLLVSTELDEILSLSDRIGVIYEGVMMGIIRQEEADVNEIGLMMAGAKRL, from the coding sequence ATGAAAGGTGTGCGCAAGGAGTTCCCTGGTTTGGTGGCTAATGACAATGTCAATTTGCAGGTAAAAAAGGGAGAGATCCATGCCCTGCTCGGAGAAAACGGTGCTGGCAAGTCAACCTTGATGAATATCCTCTACGGCCTTTATCAGGCTGATGCAGGCCAGATCCTGTATAAAGGGCAGCAGGTAGAGGTTTCCAGCCCAAGGAAAGCAATTGAAATGGGTATAGGAATGGTACACCAGCACTTTATGCTTATTCCGGCGCTTACCGTTGCCGAAAATATGATTCTAGGCATGCAGGAGGGAAAAAACCCTCTGCTCAATCTCAAAGAAGCTGAAAAGCGCATCCGGGAATTAGGAAAAAAATTCGGTTTGGTGGTTGATCCCACGGCAGTAGTTTGGCAGCTTTCAGTGGGGGAACAGCAGCGGGTGGAAATTCTGAAAGCGCTGTACCGGGGAGCAGAAATTTTAATCTTGGATGAACCTACCGCAGTATTGACTCCCCAGGAAACCGATGAGCTGTTTGCTATTTTACGCTCTTTGACCCAGCAAGGTTTAACAATCATTTTTATTAGCCATAAGCTGAATGAAGTTAAAGCGATCAGTGACCGGGTAACCATTTTGCAGCGGGGAAGAGTGGTTAAAACCGTTAATACTAAAGACACGGATCAGCAGGAATTAGCCCGGATGATGGTTGGCAGGGAGGTGCTTTTAAAAGCGGAAAAGGCCCCCGCCAAGCCGGGTGACAAGGTCTTGGAGGTCAAGGATCTGGAAGTAAAAAACGACAAGAACATATCAGCTGTCAAGGGAGTATCCTTTGAGATTAAAGCTGGTGAAATTTTTGGCCTCGCCGGAGTGGATGGCAATGGGCAATCGGAACTGATCGAGGCTTTAACGGGTTTAAGACAGGCTGTCTCGGGTCAGGTGTATTACGCCGGGGAAAACGTAACTAATAAACCCCCGCGGTATTTGATAGAGAAAGGCATGGCTCATATTCCGGAAGACCGGCATTTAAGGGGAATTATACTGAATATGTCCATAAAAGAAAATATGATCATGGAGACTTTTTACCAGGAGCCTTTCAGCAAGCACCATATTTTGCAGCAACATGTTATCGCCGACTTCAGTAATTCTTTAATTGAGGAATATGATATTCGCACTACCTCCAATGAACTTCCGGTGGGCAACCTGTCGGGTGGAAACCAACAAAAGGTTGTCTTGGCCAGGATGTTACAACGTTCTCCCAACCTACTTATCCTGGTCCATCCTACCAGAGGACTGGATGTGGGGGCTTCAGAATATATCCATAAGCGGATTATAGCAGAACGGGATAAAGGATGTGCCGTTTTGTTGGTATCCACAGAGCTAGATGAGATTTTATCTTTAAGTGACCGGATTGGTGTCATTTACGAAGGTGTAATGATGGGCATTATCAGGCAGGAAGAAGCTGATGTGAATGAAATTGGCCTAATGATGGCCGGGGCAAAAAGACTATAA
- the accD gene encoding acetyl-CoA carboxylase, carboxyltransferase subunit beta translates to MFNPFKKTQYVEVNLANTVSERPFEKCPACKEILIKKELINNAKVCPKCGYHFRLSAWERIEQIVDENTFVELNGDWVSTNLLNFPMYEEKLAEAMQNSKLNEAVVTGEGCIYGKKVIICVMDSNFMMGSMGTVVGEKISQAVERAIELRIPLIIFTASGGARMQEGILSLMQMAKTSALIKKMDREKLLYIAVLTDPTTGGVTASFASLGDIIIAEPNALIGFTGPRVIEQTIGQKLPEGFQKSEFLLEKGFIDLIVHRKELKSKLAELIAMH, encoded by the coding sequence GTGTTTAATCCATTTAAGAAAACACAATATGTAGAAGTCAACTTGGCCAATACTGTAAGTGAAAGGCCTTTTGAAAAGTGTCCGGCATGCAAAGAGATTTTGATTAAAAAAGAACTGATTAACAATGCCAAGGTTTGCCCGAAATGCGGGTATCATTTTCGTTTAAGCGCTTGGGAAAGAATCGAACAAATCGTAGACGAAAATACTTTTGTAGAATTAAATGGGGACTGGGTATCCACTAATCTCCTCAATTTTCCTATGTATGAGGAAAAGTTGGCGGAAGCAATGCAAAACAGCAAGTTAAATGAAGCTGTTGTAACCGGCGAGGGTTGTATTTATGGCAAGAAGGTTATAATCTGTGTCATGGACAGCAATTTTATGATGGGCAGTATGGGCACAGTGGTGGGAGAAAAAATTTCACAAGCTGTCGAGCGTGCCATAGAACTGCGCATACCTTTGATCATTTTTACCGCCTCCGGTGGAGCCAGGATGCAGGAAGGAATTTTGTCTTTGATGCAGATGGCTAAAACCTCAGCTTTGATTAAAAAAATGGACCGGGAAAAGTTGCTGTATATCGCCGTACTTACTGACCCCACAACGGGGGGAGTTACGGCCAGTTTTGCTTCCCTGGGTGATATTATTATTGCTGAGCCCAATGCTTTGATCGGTTTTACGGGTCCCCGGGTAATTGAACAGACTATTGGGCAAAAGCTGCCGGAAGGGTTTCAAAAGTCTGAATTCCTTTTGGAAAAGGGATTTATTGATCTGATTGTACACAGAAAAGAGTTGAAATCCAAATTGGCAGAACTTATAGCGATGCATTAA
- a CDS encoding acetyl-CoA carboxylase carboxyltransferase subunit alpha → MLPFEQELEALLAKIKDLEDFSAKYNIDLEQEISALKAKEQEIRRKIYSDLSPYERVQLARMSERPNAMDYIKHIFTNFIELHGDRAFRDDLSIVGGLARLEGLPVTVIGHRKGRDTKDNLKFNFGMPHPEGYRKALRLMKQAEKFKRPIITFIDTPGAYPGIGAEERGQGEAIARNLAEISALEVPIIAVLIGEGGSGGALALQVSDRFIMLENAVFSVITAEGCASILFKDAGRAKEAAEALKLTAKDLVGFGIADEVVPEPPGGAHYDPETTIQRVKATILKHLGEIVNLPTEQLLQERFNRYRRIGAI, encoded by the coding sequence ATGTTACCTTTTGAACAGGAACTGGAAGCGTTACTGGCTAAAATAAAAGACCTGGAGGATTTTTCTGCCAAATATAACATCGACTTGGAACAGGAAATCAGTGCTTTAAAAGCCAAGGAGCAGGAAATTCGCAGGAAAATATACAGTGATCTCAGTCCTTATGAGCGGGTCCAGCTGGCACGGATGAGCGAACGTCCTAATGCAATGGATTATATTAAACATATCTTTACAAACTTTATTGAGCTTCATGGAGACAGGGCTTTCCGGGATGACCTCAGCATAGTGGGAGGCTTAGCCCGTTTGGAAGGTCTGCCTGTGACCGTGATTGGACATCGCAAAGGCAGAGATACCAAGGACAATTTGAAATTTAATTTCGGAATGCCCCATCCGGAAGGTTACCGCAAAGCATTGCGCCTGATGAAGCAGGCGGAGAAATTTAAACGTCCCATAATTACTTTCATTGATACTCCGGGCGCTTATCCCGGCATAGGCGCTGAAGAGCGGGGTCAAGGAGAAGCTATAGCTCGCAATCTGGCAGAGATTTCCGCTTTAGAGGTGCCCATAATCGCTGTGCTAATTGGAGAGGGTGGCAGCGGTGGAGCCTTGGCATTGCAGGTTTCTGACAGGTTTATCATGCTTGAGAACGCAGTGTTCAGCGTAATTACCGCAGAGGGGTGTGCCAGTATTTTATTTAAAGATGCCGGAAGGGCTAAAGAGGCTGCTGAAGCATTGAAGCTTACAGCCAAAGACCTGGTTGGTTTTGGTATAGCTGATGAAGTTGTACCAGAGCCTCCGGGCGGAGCCCATTACGACCCGGAAACCACTATACAAAGGGTTAAAGCTACTATCCTCAAACACCTGGGAGAGATAGTCAATTTACCAACGGAGCAGCTTTTACAGGAAAGGTTTAATAGATATCGCAGGATTGGTGCTATATAA
- a CDS encoding DUF421 domain-containing protein: MPYVIKILLVLLITIAAMRLMGKSTIVQLTPYDLVSIIIVGTIVAEPLVTTDFIKAVYGTAVVVGLHILFSKLTLNQAANKFFLGEPTILIKHGKIDAKKLEKSHISLMQLLASIRSAGYPDLADVDYAILEPIGAISVIPKQEASPVTIKDLQIPVTYEGLPIALVIDTKIQRNNLQLVHKDEQWLKTILSDHGITDLQKVMYASIRKDGRELFIAGRDGWNKLIPLSKDEEKEAEKKKEQQLQISLITKGRFQSEGLSLSGLSQEKILAFLKEQGVERTSQVEELKLQLSWQFQQDK; this comes from the coding sequence GTGCCATACGTCATAAAAATTCTGCTTGTTTTGCTTATTACCATTGCTGCAATGCGCTTGATGGGCAAGTCGACAATTGTGCAATTGACACCATATGATCTGGTATCCATCATTATTGTCGGAACCATAGTGGCTGAACCACTGGTTACTACCGATTTTATTAAAGCGGTCTACGGTACGGCAGTGGTTGTGGGCCTCCACATCTTGTTTTCGAAATTAACCTTAAATCAGGCAGCTAACAAGTTTTTTCTGGGAGAGCCGACTATTCTGATCAAGCATGGCAAGATAGACGCCAAGAAGCTGGAAAAGTCTCACATTTCATTGATGCAGCTTCTGGCATCTATCCGCAGTGCAGGGTATCCTGATCTGGCAGATGTAGATTACGCTATCTTGGAGCCTATAGGTGCTATTAGCGTTATACCTAAGCAGGAAGCTAGTCCCGTAACAATTAAAGATCTACAAATCCCTGTAACTTACGAAGGTTTGCCTATAGCCCTTGTGATTGATACAAAGATACAAAGAAATAACTTGCAACTGGTGCATAAGGATGAGCAATGGCTTAAGACCATATTATCTGACCACGGTATTACTGACCTGCAGAAAGTGATGTATGCTTCCATCCGTAAAGATGGTCGTGAGCTTTTCATAGCTGGCAGGGACGGGTGGAATAAATTAATTCCTTTAAGCAAAGATGAGGAAAAGGAAGCGGAAAAGAAAAAGGAACAGCAGTTGCAAATCTCCTTGATCACCAAGGGTCGCTTCCAATCTGAAGGCCTAAGCTTAAGCGGTTTATCGCAGGAAAAGATCTTGGCGTTTTTGAAAGAACAAGGAGTTGAACGCACAAGCCAAGTTGAAGAATTAAAGTTGCAGCTGAGTTGGCAGTTTCAACAGGATAAATAG
- a CDS encoding phosphate ABC transporter substrate-binding protein: MSRRTTFKAIVFLTALVLMLGLLVGCGKAKSDSQGDGLSGSINIAGSTSVQPLSDELAQAFMDENPDVKINVVGGGSSAGIKAAQEGTADIGASSRELEEGEKNVKIFEIAKDGIAVVVNPANELDNLTLDQVAKIFLGEINNWSQVGGKDAPITVVTREDGSGTRGAFEEIVLGKDKQIFSGAAIQNSTGAVRTAVASDPNSIGYVSIGALSEDVKPIMIDGVEATEENVLAGKYKISRPFLYLTKEEPTGVVKAFIDWVLSDEGQAIVGEEYIPVKHVK, encoded by the coding sequence GTGTCAAGACGTACAACTTTTAAAGCAATAGTTTTCCTAACAGCTCTGGTACTTATGCTTGGTTTATTGGTTGGATGCGGCAAAGCCAAGTCAGACTCACAAGGGGATGGTCTTAGCGGTTCCATTAACATTGCCGGATCCACTTCCGTACAGCCTCTTTCCGATGAGCTGGCGCAGGCTTTTATGGATGAAAATCCTGATGTAAAAATTAACGTTGTGGGCGGCGGTTCCAGCGCCGGGATTAAAGCAGCTCAGGAAGGAACAGCAGACATAGGCGCTTCATCCCGTGAACTTGAAGAAGGGGAAAAAAATGTTAAAATATTTGAAATAGCTAAAGACGGGATTGCGGTGGTTGTAAACCCTGCAAATGAATTGGATAACTTAACTTTGGATCAGGTAGCCAAGATCTTTTTAGGTGAAATCAACAATTGGAGTCAAGTAGGAGGGAAGGATGCCCCGATTACTGTGGTGACCCGGGAAGATGGTTCCGGTACCAGGGGCGCATTTGAGGAAATTGTTTTAGGAAAAGATAAACAAATCTTTTCCGGGGCGGCAATCCAGAATTCAACAGGAGCTGTCAGAACCGCAGTAGCCAGCGATCCAAATTCCATAGGCTATGTTTCTATTGGGGCATTGAGTGAGGATGTTAAGCCAATTATGATTGACGGGGTAGAGGCTACTGAAGAAAACGTATTGGCCGGAAAATATAAAATAAGCCGCCCGTTCCTTTACCTGACGAAAGAAGAGCCTACCGGGGTGGTTAAAGCTTTTATCGACTGGGTATTAAGTGACGAAGGACAAGCGATCGTCGGTGAAGAATATATTCCTGTAAAACATGTAAAATAA
- the pstC gene encoding phosphate ABC transporter permease subunit PstC, with product MHYKAKEKAYEQILFLNAIIAVIVILLIGVFVFKEGFPVLQKVGFWQFITGREWLGTQGVFGVLPMIVGTVVVTVGSLILGVPTGLATALFLAEVAPPKVAKMIRPAIELLAGIPSVIYGLFGLTIVVPFIRKLAALYYRGNLNPDVQSGFSVLAASIILAIMILPTIINIAEDAIRAVPREYKEGSLALGATHWQTISRVIVPAARSGIVAGIVLGMGRAVGETMAVIMVAGNSAVIPATIFSKVRTLTGNIAIEMSYSQGLHTNALFATGIILFIFIMIINLMASFIVRRGVNAND from the coding sequence ATGCATTATAAAGCAAAAGAGAAGGCTTACGAACAAATTTTATTTCTCAATGCCATAATTGCGGTCATTGTTATCCTGTTGATCGGTGTTTTTGTTTTTAAAGAAGGTTTTCCTGTATTGCAAAAGGTAGGTTTTTGGCAGTTTATTACCGGCAGGGAGTGGTTGGGAACCCAAGGGGTGTTTGGAGTTTTACCCATGATTGTCGGTACTGTAGTGGTAACTGTCGGCTCTTTGATTTTAGGGGTACCCACTGGGTTAGCCACAGCTCTTTTCCTGGCAGAAGTAGCTCCTCCCAAAGTTGCGAAAATGATTAGACCTGCCATCGAACTTTTGGCTGGCATACCTTCCGTAATTTATGGTTTATTCGGCCTGACTATTGTAGTCCCTTTTATCCGGAAGTTGGCCGCTCTTTACTACCGAGGCAATCTTAACCCTGATGTGCAATCGGGCTTTAGCGTCTTGGCAGCTTCTATTATTCTGGCAATCATGATTTTGCCTACTATAATCAATATAGCCGAAGACGCTATTCGGGCTGTGCCAAGAGAGTACAAGGAAGGAAGTTTGGCCTTGGGGGCAACTCACTGGCAGACTATCAGCCGGGTCATTGTACCTGCTGCCCGCTCCGGTATAGTTGCCGGAATTGTGCTGGGTATGGGACGGGCTGTGGGCGAAACCATGGCAGTAATCATGGTTGCAGGCAACAGCGCCGTTATTCCCGCTACCATCTTTTCCAAAGTGCGCACCCTGACCGGCAACATCGCTATAGAAATGAGTTATTCACAAGGGCTGCATACTAACGCCTTGTTCGCCACCGGCATCATTTTGTTCATTTTTATTATGATAATCAATTTAATGGCCAGTTTTATTGTCCGCAGAGGGGTGAATGCCAATGATTAG
- the pstA gene encoding phosphate ABC transporter permease PstA, producing the protein MISPKLAEKIAKTLLWVAAIFTVLALILIIGYVFYKGVGKLNLEFLLDSPKRMGRKGGIFPTIVGTIYFIVVTLAIATPIGVGAAIYLNEYTRDNAVTRLIRFGTEALAGVPSIVFGLFGYAFFAVLLKPFTGGWSILSGSLTAATMILPTLIRTSEEALKTVPRSYREGSLALGATKWQTITRVILPSAIPGIITGVILGVGRAIGETAALLLTLGGSLRLPTTIFDPARTLSMHLYLVAMEVGAFDMAFGTAAILIMIILGINFTATWLMNRFIAKLS; encoded by the coding sequence ATGATTAGCCCTAAACTTGCCGAAAAAATTGCCAAAACACTGCTGTGGGTTGCCGCTATTTTTACCGTGCTGGCTTTAATTCTGATCATTGGCTATGTTTTTTACAAAGGAGTAGGTAAGCTAAATTTAGAATTCTTGCTGGATTCACCTAAAAGGATGGGCCGCAAGGGTGGAATCTTTCCTACAATTGTGGGCACTATTTATTTTATTGTGGTTACGCTGGCTATAGCAACTCCAATTGGTGTGGGAGCCGCTATTTACTTGAATGAATATACCCGTGATAATGCTGTGACCAGGTTGATTAGGTTCGGTACTGAGGCTTTGGCCGGAGTTCCCTCCATAGTGTTCGGTTTATTTGGCTACGCTTTTTTTGCTGTTTTATTGAAGCCTTTTACCGGTGGGTGGTCTATTTTATCGGGTTCGCTGACTGCTGCCACCATGATCCTACCAACTTTAATCAGGACGTCGGAAGAAGCTTTAAAAACTGTACCAAGGTCTTACCGCGAAGGCAGTTTGGCTTTGGGGGCAACTAAGTGGCAGACTATCACCAGGGTTATTTTGCCCAGCGCCATTCCGGGTATTATTACCGGTGTGATTTTAGGGGTGGGCAGGGCCATCGGTGAAACCGCTGCGTTGTTATTAACTTTGGGGGGGTCACTGCGTTTGCCTACAACTATTTTCGATCCGGCCCGGACATTATCCATGCATTTATATTTAGTTGCCATGGAGGTTGGAGCCTTTGACATGGCTTTTGGCACCGCAGCTATTTTAATTATGATAATTTTAGGCATAAATTTTACAGCAACTTGGCTGATGAACCGTTTCATTGCCAAACTCTCATAG
- the pstB gene encoding phosphate ABC transporter ATP-binding protein PstB, protein MPGDSKVTTENLNLYYGEFQALKNISVDIKKNAITALIGPSGCGKSTFLRTLNRMNDLIPNVQITGKILLDGEDIYSDAMDVVSLRKKVGMVFQRPNPFPMSVYDNVAYGPRVHGIKAKWQLDEIVEKSLKNAALWEEVRDRLHKSALGLSGGQQQRLCIARLLAVEPEVLLMDEPTSALDPISTLKVEELIQMLKEKYTIIIVTHNMQQAARVSDATAFFLNGEVVEYDDTELIFTKPRDQRTEDYVTGRFG, encoded by the coding sequence ATGCCTGGCGATAGTAAAGTTACTACGGAAAATTTAAATTTATACTACGGGGAGTTTCAAGCTCTTAAGAATATATCTGTAGATATCAAAAAGAATGCCATTACGGCTTTAATCGGGCCTTCGGGCTGTGGTAAATCTACATTTTTAAGGACCTTAAACCGGATGAACGATTTAATTCCAAACGTTCAGATCACCGGTAAGATCCTGTTGGATGGCGAAGACATTTACAGCGATGCCATGGACGTAGTAAGCTTAAGGAAAAAAGTGGGCATGGTGTTTCAAAGGCCAAACCCTTTTCCTATGTCAGTGTACGATAATGTTGCCTATGGTCCCAGGGTGCATGGGATCAAAGCCAAGTGGCAATTAGATGAGATTGTGGAAAAAAGCCTTAAAAACGCCGCCTTATGGGAAGAAGTGCGGGACAGGCTGCATAAGTCGGCTTTGGGCTTATCGGGAGGGCAGCAGCAGCGTCTCTGCATTGCCAGGCTGCTGGCTGTGGAACCGGAAGTTCTTTTGATGGATGAACCTACTTCCGCCCTGGATCCCATTTCCACCTTGAAGGTTGAAGAATTGATCCAGATGCTCAAGGAAAAATACACGATAATTATTGTAACCCATAACATGCAACAAGCGGCCAGGGTATCTGACGCTACTGCCTTCTTTTTAAACGGTGAAGTGGTGGAGTACGACGATACGGAGCTGATTTTCACCAAACCACGAGACCAGAGGACAGAGGATTATGTTACCGGAAGATTTGGTTAA
- the phoU gene encoding phosphate signaling complex protein PhoU, with amino-acid sequence MHSNRTSFENALAELQQDILRMGSLVEEAIKNAILALTKQDVTLAEQVKAKDDLIDQLELEIEAKCMRLIATQQPMAKDLRRIGVGFKIIVDLERMADYASDIADITTVIAGEPLIKPLVDIPKMAELTQLMVKDALDAYVKEDVELAAKMCADDDEVDRLHKRVFDDVLALMTKDAKNIKQGTYLLFISRYLERIADHATNLGEGVIYLVTGERKSLNN; translated from the coding sequence TTGCATTCCAACAGAACTTCTTTTGAAAACGCGCTTGCTGAGCTGCAGCAAGACATTTTACGTATGGGCAGCCTGGTGGAAGAAGCCATTAAAAATGCTATACTTGCCTTAACAAAACAGGATGTGACTTTAGCTGAACAGGTTAAGGCCAAGGACGATTTAATCGATCAACTGGAACTGGAAATTGAAGCTAAATGCATGCGCCTAATTGCCACCCAGCAGCCCATGGCCAAGGATCTGCGGCGTATCGGTGTAGGATTTAAAATTATTGTGGATTTGGAAAGAATGGCTGATTACGCCTCTGATATAGCTGATATCACTACCGTTATTGCCGGGGAACCCTTGATCAAGCCACTGGTCGACATACCCAAGATGGCTGAGTTAACCCAGCTCATGGTGAAAGATGCGTTGGATGCCTATGTAAAAGAAGATGTGGAACTGGCTGCCAAGATGTGTGCAGATGACGATGAGGTGGACCGTCTGCATAAAAGGGTGTTCGATGACGTGCTGGCTTTAATGACTAAAGATGCAAAAAACATTAAGCAGGGAACTTATTTATTGTTTATCAGCCGCTATTTGGAGCGAATTGCAGACCATGCCACTAATCTTGGCGAAGGCGTAATATATTTGGTAACAGGGGAAAGAAAATCTTTAAATAATTAA
- a CDS encoding ABC transporter permease — translation MELFWQGITQALHSEVWQVTSLSLQISGVATLLSLLLGLPLGITLALKNFPGRKIIISIVNTGMGMPPVLIGLVISLLLWRSGPLGYLHLMYTPWAIIIAQAVIAFPLITALTVTALQQVNPKLRLQLLALGASPWQLVMTLLREARLSLLAAVIAGFGAAISEVGAAMMVGGNIKGQTRVLTTTIALAVSRGDFNLALVLGFVLLGLAFAVTFFLTSVQQRGHSDEYHS, via the coding sequence TTGGAGCTATTCTGGCAAGGTATAACACAAGCTTTACATTCCGAAGTATGGCAGGTAACGTCCCTTAGCCTGCAAATCAGCGGGGTTGCTACGTTGCTAAGTTTACTATTAGGTCTGCCTTTAGGGATTACTTTGGCCCTTAAAAATTTTCCCGGACGGAAAATCATCATTAGCATTGTCAATACTGGCATGGGAATGCCGCCTGTGCTGATCGGGCTGGTAATAAGCCTGCTGCTTTGGAGATCAGGTCCTTTAGGTTATTTGCATCTGATGTATACCCCTTGGGCTATCATCATTGCACAGGCAGTCATTGCTTTTCCCCTCATCACAGCTTTGACGGTCACAGCCCTTCAACAGGTAAATCCCAAATTGCGGCTGCAGCTTCTTGCATTGGGGGCCTCCCCATGGCAATTGGTGATGACACTGCTGCGGGAAGCCCGCCTGTCTCTTTTGGCTGCTGTGATCGCCGGTTTTGGTGCAGCCATTTCCGAAGTGGGGGCTGCCATGATGGTTGGCGGCAATATCAAAGGACAGACCAGAGTTTTAACAACCACCATTGCCCTGGCAGTTTCCAGGGGTGATTTCAATTTGGCCCTGGTTTTGGGTTTTGTTCTTTTGGGGCTGGCGTTTGCTGTGACTTTCTTTTTGACTTCAGTGCAACAAAGGGGACACTCAGATGAATACCATTCTTAG
- a CDS encoding ABC transporter ATP-binding protein — translation MNTILSCSNICWQKGDKRILAGASLDIQAGQTLALIGPNGAGKSSLLQVMSFLLKPDSGTIRFRGSLVVSSKDQLLARRRMAVVFQQPLLVNATVEYNLALGLKYRSTKGTEIKRKVEEWSGILGINHLRKQNARTLSGGEAQRVNLARALITEPEILFMDEPFTALDTPGKAILMEDLRKIIRQKRLSVVFVTHDYNEVPFLADHVAVMLQGKVVQTGGIKEVFDRPRRTEIAALLGYENLLTGIIQEIDSGDLVVNLGKSLLKVAGRGAVGQKVNVCLRGREVHLAKDKSEFKEPDNIFRGRVLRILPYGEHLKVEVDCGLKLVASLPQSKLFNINLQTGDLVYLRIPPRAPHIILG, via the coding sequence ATGAATACCATTCTTAGTTGTTCAAATATCTGTTGGCAAAAAGGTGACAAAAGGATTTTAGCAGGGGCCTCTCTGGATATTCAGGCCGGACAAACCCTGGCTTTAATTGGCCCGAATGGTGCAGGTAAAAGCAGCCTGTTACAAGTGATGAGCTTTTTGCTTAAGCCGGACTCGGGAACCATCAGGTTTAGAGGTAGCCTGGTTGTAAGCAGTAAAGATCAGCTCCTGGCCCGGAGAAGAATGGCTGTTGTTTTTCAGCAACCTTTGCTTGTAAATGCTACTGTAGAATACAACCTGGCGTTAGGTTTAAAATACCGGAGTACGAAAGGAACGGAAATAAAGAGGAAGGTGGAGGAATGGTCGGGTATACTTGGGATCAACCACTTGCGCAAACAAAACGCCAGAACTCTTTCCGGGGGTGAAGCCCAGCGCGTAAACCTGGCCCGGGCTTTAATTACTGAACCGGAAATCTTATTTATGGATGAGCCCTTTACCGCTTTGGACACACCGGGTAAAGCAATTTTAATGGAAGACCTGCGTAAAATCATCAGGCAAAAAAGGTTATCAGTGGTATTTGTAACCCATGATTATAATGAGGTCCCTTTTTTGGCAGATCACGTGGCAGTTATGTTGCAGGGCAAGGTGGTTCAGACGGGGGGGATTAAGGAAGTTTTTGACCGCCCGAGGCGAACGGAGATTGCTGCCCTGCTAGGTTATGAAAATTTGCTCACAGGCATCATCCAGGAAATTGATTCCGGTGACCTGGTGGTAAACTTGGGGAAAAGCTTGCTGAAAGTTGCGGGCAGGGGAGCAGTGGGACAAAAGGTTAACGTCTGCCTGCGAGGTAGGGAAGTCCACCTGGCTAAAGACAAATCGGAATTTAAAGAACCGGATAATATCTTCCGGGGCCGGGTCCTGCGCATCCTGCCATATGGTGAGCATTTAAAGGTGGAGGTGGACTGCGGTCTAAAGCTAGTTGCTTCCCTGCCCCAAAGTAAATTATTTAACATAAATTTGCAAACCGGGGATCTTGTTTATTTGCGTATCCCGCCAAGGGCACCCCATATAATTTTAGGTTAA